CTGTGGGCTCAGCTGAGTTTTTCAAAAGCCCTTCTTCTGGGGCAGAAGTACCCCAAATGATTCCTTGACAAAGCATCACCCACACTGCTATAAACTCCACTATGCTTTACCTCTGGAGCTGAACTTTAAGCAATCTGTctgaaaacaaatatcaaaactgATCTTTTGGTTTTAACCTGGCAAACTGAACAATTTGGGTtaccaaaatatttcttaaaaaaaacaaaaactggggcgcctgggtggcgcagtcggttaagcgtccgacttcagccaggtcacgatctcgcggtccgtgagttcaagccccgcgtcaggctctgggctgatggctcagagcctggagcctgtttccgattctgtgtctccctctctctctgcccctcccccgttcatgctctgtctctctctgtcccaaaaataaatttaaaaaaagttgaaaaaaaaaattaaaaaaaaaaacaaaaaaccactaatcaagccaaaaaaaaaaaaaaaaaaaagcccaaaccaCTCCTTCTGTGCCAGGAAGCAGCACAGGGTTCATAAATAGTTGCCTTCTCTTCAGAGAGTCTGCTTGGCCAACAATTGGCTTCAATAGCCCTGGGAACAGAAACTTTGGGAGAACAGAGCCTTAGGCGGCCCAAATAGCCTTCTCAGAGTTTGTATAACCATGTATTGGTCTGCTAACGTGACAAAAGAACTTTCGGTAGGAACAGTGTGGGGGTCAAAATGCTTTATCATCATCAGAATGGTGTTCAATTCCCACTGCCCTTATGTTGTGCTGGACCCTGTGTGATTATAAGCATCCAAGTCCTACAGATTCAGACGCCATCCTTCCCtttaaaatcttactttttttaggggcgcctgggtggctcagtcagttgagcatccgacttcggctcaggtcacgatctcacggttggtgggttcaagccccgcgccagactctgggctgacagctccgagcctggagcctgcttcggattctgtgtctccctttctctctgcccctccctgtttgcactctgtctctctgtctctgtctcaaaaataaagaaacattaaaaattaaaaaaataaataaataaaataaatttttaaaaaatacgttacttttttttgacagagagagagagagaatcaagcaggctctatacccggcacggagcccaacgcggggctcgatctcacgatcctaggatcgtgacctgagctaaaatcaagagtcagatgctcaatggactgagacacccaggcaccccccaaacgCCACTTTTTTGACCAAGCCCCGCCCCTGCCTGACTACAGGACATCCAGTTCTCTCCCAGGGTTTTCCAGAGGACATGGACAGGGAGACTCCCTGGGCTGCTCGCTTCTGACGGACTCCTTCCAGTGCTCCCCGAGCCTCTTCCCTCGCAGCTCTCCTGGGGACCGCGGCTTGTGCACTGGCTCTCCACTCCCCTTTCCAAGACAAGGCTTGAGAATAACAAAAGGTGATTATACACAGTAGACAAAAAAAACTTCAAACCAGGACCTGGGGAGCAGCTTATCGCTACCCCTGGCGTCCCAGGACTCGCCTCTGTCCATTTCCCCCCTTAGCCTCCGGCCTGCTGCCCGAGCGGAGGGCTGCATTCTCTTTTATGCAGCTGGCATCCCCGGCTGACCGTTGTTTCCTGCTCCCTACGTCCCGCTCCCAGTCAGCGAAACCAGATCCCTTTACCAATCCCTCTCCACTTAACCTCGGCAGAACTTAtttctgaaggttttttttttttttctgaattcagcCTCTCAAGCAGTAAGCCACGCACCTGGACCGCGTGAAGCACCTGTCGGCTCAGGTGTCACTGCCACtgggccccccctccccgccatgaGGGAACGCAGCGCGTTCAAGTTCTCCGACTTTCCCTGTGACACGCCCAGTGAACCAAGATCACCGctgaccgccccctcccccggcccagcCCCCAAAAGTGAAAAGGAATACACACTAAAAAATAAGCACCCAAACGAGAGATCCGGGTCTGACATCTCAGAAACACTTCCATTTCCACTGCTTTCCCTTCGGATCTCCCAGAACAGGGGGGGATGGGCCTTATACCTGCGAGAGTAAAAACCCTCACCCAGGGTTCAAAGCAGAGATTTCAGTGTTTACCCGAGAACCGCAGACACCGCCCCTGGGTTTTAAACGGCGCTTCGAGAAACTCTGCCCCCACGTCTGCAAGGTGTGGGTTCCAGACCCCACGGCTTTACAGGCAGCTGGGACGCAGAGGCTGGCCAGCCGGCAGGTGGTCTCTTCCAACCGACTCAACGTCTCCCTGCCGTTCCCCCACCGCTGCTCACGGGTTCAGGCAGAGGCCCTCTGCCCCAGCGGGTGCAAACCCgaaaagaaagcagggaagcATCTTTCTGTCCCCAGCGTAAGCGACGACGGATAAGCCCTTAGTTTAGGAGTCACCAAAACACTCCCTGGTGTGGGGGAGTTGTTTGTTTGATGATCAAACAACATCCCGTTTATTCGAGTAAGGATTaaaaggggcggggaggggcgcctgggtggcgcagtcggttaagcgtccgacttcagccaggtcacgatctcgcggtccgtgagttcgagccccgcgtcaggctctgggctaatggctcggagcctggagcctgtttccgattctgtgtctccctctctctctgcccctcccccgttcatgctctgtctccctctgtcccaaaaataaataaacgttgaaaaaaaaattaaaaaaaaaagggggcggggAGTTCAAAGTCTCATCCTCAATCAAAAGGGTCACTAATACACGACTGAATTCATTTAAGACTAAAAGGAATATACTCcagaaaatacaaattcctgGCGGCTGCGTTCTGCTTCAACGTGTCAACCCAGACCATAATGAGTAAGGAGACTGAAGGGAGAGGTATCGGGGGGCTCAGcggattttgggggggggtacaGGGGAGATGATGGGAGCGATAAGAGGTAATGGCTTTATGCTCATCCCCGATTCACAGAAATGAGGGCACAGGCTCTCTCTACCGACACCTGGAAATGCCACGCAAAGCAAAGAGGGAGGCCATCGGGCAGGGCGGGTGGAAGACAGAGACGCACACCCAGACTCCAGCACCTAAGAAACAGGAGGATACGGTCAAGTTTGGATCgccaagaaaagaatggaaggggggaaaaatggaagaGTTTCACTGAGGGTCTACTTTCTCCAAACAGGAGAAAGGCTCACGGGAGATCTGACAGATCTTATGTGAAATGCTTTGGGGGTTCCGTCCTGCTCTCCCAGCCTTTCCAGGAGCCCTTTTCTAGCTCTCCTGGATGGCTTCAGCTCTCAAAGGGCACCAACCATCCCtggtcattattttattttattttattttatttacttatttattttttacatttatttatttttgagacagagacagagcacaagtgggtgaggggcagagagagagagaggaagacacagaacttgaagcagcctccaggctccgagctgtcagcacagggcccgacgtggggctcgaactcacaaaccgcgagatcatgacccaacccgaagtcagatgcccaaccgactgagccacccaggcgtccccctggTCATAATTTTAGATCTATCACACCAACAAcggtcaacacacaaaaatcactcCTTCCCCTGCCTCGTTCACACAGAAGTCCACTGTGTAAATCATTTGAAATATTCATCTGAAATCAGTGAAAATAACAATTTCCTATTTCCTGGtaattgtaagaaaaaaagccaaagtaaATGGTGATGTTGATTATACTTGaaagtgtggggggtggggggtgcctgggtgtttctgtcggttaagcgtctgccttcagcccaggtcatgatctggtttataaggtttataagttcaagccccgcatcaggttctctgcctctctccccctctctctgctcctaccccgctTTCACgcacaatctctctcaaaaataaaaactttaaaaagaagaaaattaagggGGGGCGTGGTTAAACAATGAAGAACAAGGCtgatgtatgattttttttttaaatccaagaaaGATTTTTCTCAGATTAAGGCACCGAGGACCCTGAATCGCAAGTCACGAGCTCCCTTAAaatcctcctccccctgcacagCTCTGTGGGTCAGAAAGAGCAGGATTCGCATGAATGCAAAATCCGGAGGCGGTTAGCTCAAGAAAAAGAACTTCTGAAGAGCCCTTTCTGGGAATGTTCGAGCCGAGGTTTCCGGGATGTGTCAGATGGTATTCAGGCATCACAGACCAGAGTCGGCCTCGGAAACAAGCAAGACCCTTCccacagagaataaaatgaaacgaGTATATGAAGTGATgcctagcacggtgcctggcgcCTAGGGGAGGCATAATAAATATTCGGTTCTTCTCACCCCGAGAATCCATGGATCTATGATCACATATATTGGATGTATTTCTGGAGGGGTAATTGGATACACTCGAGATTCCTCCAGAAGCTCCCGATTTTCTCGGGAGGAGCTCTGGCGAGAGAAGGCAAGGGGAGGAAAGGGGCTGTGATTGTCCTTGCTGGTGGCAGCCgttcttcctctgcctggaatttcCAGCACCTTCAGGCGGGGCCGGGCTTGGGCCGTATGCTGTCCACCACAGCTGAAATAACCACACCGGCAGCTTTCGCTCCTTTCATCAGGGCGTGTTCCACCTGCAGAGCAGAGGGGTTCACAGGACACTCAGAGGCTTGTGCCCCGCCCTACCCCTACACCTCACCCCTCCCCTTCAGGAACCGGCCTGCCTGGAGTCTTTTTCTAGAGGAGGAAGCGACCTGGCTGGCCTATATTTCCAAAGATTCGAGAGAGGTCAGGATGGCCCGGGATGGACAGCGGAGGCAGatgctctccctttcccccatggGCATCCACGGCTCCTGGCCCCCTTCTTCCCTCGGAGTCCATTCGGCTCAGGGTCTGCCTCCAGTGTAGGGCTCAGAGGCAAAGGATCTCAGAGCGGCACAGCCACAGGGGCCCTCATTCCACATACAGGGAATCTGAGAGCCACGGAGGGGGACTCACTTGGACAAAACTCACTGGGGCAAAGTCACGAAGTGAATTAATGTCTAAGCTTGCCCCACACTCCAGAGAAGGCCCCCTATAATCCATCTGATCCTTGGGGGTCTTCTTTTCATGTACAAACGCTCAGGGGACAGGCGATCCTTCACACCGGAATCCCCAAGCCCTCGGCCCTGGAGTGAGGCCTCCCAAGAACGGTGTACGGGCCACGAGTGGGCAGAGTACAAAGGGGGAAGGTGCACAAAGTagagggggcaggggcgggggctgggTGACCCGCTCACGCTCAGCAATAGTAGACAGActgggatttgagccccgcaGCCAGAGAGAACATAAAAAGACgtaggaaaaaaagcagaaaaattacGTCCTACCTTTaattcttggtatttttttttcttctcacaattaatctttatttttacttatttagttgTTAAGTCCTGACTTCTTAATCTATGAAAAAGGGGATGACAAATACGTCCTCCACTCATCTCAGGGGGTTTTAGTAGGGACCGGATATAAACAAGGGCTGCTCAAGTTGTCACAGATACTTAGGTTTTCAAAGCTCTTGAACACGTGGGCTGTGCCTGGTTGGATTTACTTCCGCTCTGTGTGGTGGGAAGTCATAAACCCAGACACAGCCCCGGCTGGCCAGGCAGGTTAAGCGGGTGAAAGCGGAAGGTGGCATACCTGACCCCCGCCACACACACCCCGTCGAAAGAGGCAGACACGCTTGGCCCCACAGCGTGTCGGCTGATCAATTAGTTGTTCTAGGGAGGCTGTGAATCCAGATCCTTTTATATAAAATCTCTACGTGGTTAAATgctgtttggggcacctgaggggctcagtcagttacgcgtccgacttcgactcaggtcatgatctcacagttttgtgagttcgagccccgtgtcaggttctgtgctgacagcacggagcctggagcctgcttctctctctctgcccctcccctgctcacacacacacacacacacacactctctctctctccctctctctcaaaaataaataaacattaaaaaaaaaaatgctggcaagtcattcaaattaaaaaaaaagaaactactactCATCCAGGCAAAACACGTCTGCGGGCCACATGTCGCCGCTAGTTTGCAGCTTTAACAATAAAGTATGGACCTCGGTTCATCCCCATCCTGTAAAAGAACAAAcagtctcagaaataaaaatggtttgaCCAAGAAGACACACGGCCAAGCTGGGACTCGGCCCAGGGCCCTTGCTCTACAGCCCTCCGTGGGTTCCTAGCGGTGAAAATACCTCCTGAACCGTAAAGCCCCGTAGAAGCAGAAGCCCAGTAGTGCAACAAAGAATACGAAACCACCGCGCACCGTTCCGACCAGTGACTGGGACGACAAGGCCCCAGGAGAGCCGGGCAAGGAGCCACCGGCGGAGCCAAAGCCACCCTACCTGCTGGCTCCTGGGCACACCGTATCTGAGGTCGTTGACGAAGTGCTCACAGTTCCCGTCAATCAGGCTGTACTGCACCACCTTGTTGATCATCTTCTTCGTGCGCCGGACGATCTTGTCCACGGGCAGGGGCAGGTACGTCCCATCCAGCTTGTTGTTGATCTTCCAAGAGCAGCCGTGCAGCACGTCCTCCAGGCGACTGTATTTCACCACGGCCCGGTTGCTGAAGATGGAACTGATACTGCCGGCCTCAAATTCCTCACCTAGAGAGAGACCCAGATGAACACAAGCTGGAAACCTGCAAGGGACagctgggcgggggcgggggtgtgcAGAGCACTGGCTCCGGCCAAGATGTTGGTCAAGCTGCTTCCCTCCGAGGCCTCGGCTTCACCATCTATAAAAAGCatggcagggggcgcctgggtggctcagtcggttaagcatccgactcttggatcttacagttcgtgagttcgagccccgcctggggctctgtactgatcagtgcagagcctgcttgggattctctctctctctctctctctctctctctctctctctctttcttcccctccctcgctcatgttctgtctctcaaaataaagaaatacgcttaaacaaaaatcaaaaggcaCGGAAGAGGATGGGAGTCAGATGAAAGGAGTTGCCCGGGACCAACTTGCCCATGAAGACTTTTACCCTGCACCGCACTCCCCACGGTCAACCCCCgcagcaatctctctctctcataaaactCCAGAAGAACCTTATGTCACAGCCCCGGACTCCATCCTGTGTTGCACTGACCTGACAGAGTCCTAAGAGTTTTGAGTCTGGCTTTCCTAACTAGACTTCAGCATCTTTGCAAACGTGCGCTAAGCACCCTTACAGGTAAGTGTCAGCTCCCGGGTGTGGGGCTCCGTGACCTGCCTCCCTCTGCAGCCACCGCTGGGCACAGGGGAGCCCAAGCAGACAGGCCTCTCGCTGCTACCCCACTTAGCTTCCAGCCAGAACCATGTTGCCTTTGTCTCCACTCAAACACTGGGATTTGGAGACAGCATTCCACGGATTCgaaaagagaaacatttgaaAGGGGTTATGTTATCATATTCAGTCCTTAGAGGACACAGATGCTCAGAGAGGGTCAAGCACCTGCCCAGAACCAGGACGGTCGCAATCTAAAACCAAGACTGTGTTTCTGCCGAGCCCATATGTATAGGCCAAGGTGGGTACCCTCCTCCTCTGAAAGTTGTCTGAGAACAAGAAGTGTCCCTTGTTCTGTCCTTCCGTATTAGAAGACTCTCTGTTGATTTTACAAGAGCTGGCAGCAGGGAATTCAGCTCTGAGGAGCAGAATTCATTTTCAGAGGAAGATCTGACAGGGAGGGTGGGGACGTGACTGTTAGCGACCTCTCTGGTTATACAAGACGGAGGCTCCCGGACTCAGTCTGGGAAGGAGAGGTGGAGGAAACTGTAACGGGGAGCATTTTTTACCTTGTCCGGGTGTAGGCGGGGCATGGGAGAGGGGCTCTGCCCTGCTGGAAGGTCCCAGCAGATGAGAGGCTGGGCCCAAGGAGGAGGACGGAGCCCCAGGCAGTGAGAGCCGTGAGCCGTCCCAGTGCCCTTCTGTAATTCCATCCTGAACGGGCAGTCCTTGCACAGGATGCAAAATTCCAAAGGCATCAAAGAGTATGCATATTCTCCAGCTCCTCCAGGGCCCTTCGCCCCAGGCGACCAGTTAACTGAGTCAGTTTcctgttctgttctattctgtcAATTTCCCTGCTTCCTCCCAACACGTCTCCACTCAAGTTTTAATCAGCTGCCAGTTTCATCTCAGCCTTTGTGGGAGGCAATGTtgacaaatgaaagaacagctgGGTCCACAATGAGGCCCAGCAGCCCCGGACAGGTGGAAAGCGCAGGGAGACAAGGGCAGGCGGAGGGGCCCAAGCGATCAGGGAGCCGGAAGCAGCATTTGGGGACGATCGGAACCTGTAAGCATCTGCACTCCTCCCGGGGAACCCTCAGAAATATGAGGAAGGGGGACTGAGGTTCAGGGAACAGGGGGACACTTTCTGACTTTCCATCTCCCTTAGGGCTGGACACTCAGTGGATTTTGGTAGACAAGAGATCAGGCTCCATCACCCAGTTCAATTAAGGCCCGGTAATGCTTCGAGAATTCTACGGCTAATGAAAGGCAGCAGCTGAGGAACATGATAACTAACTGTATCTCTCTTCACTCCGCTAACTTCAATATCAATATCAACATTTCAGTAGAGTATCCACTCTTACTCGGGGGAGCCAGATGGACCACACAGTCGTCTTCCACGTAGATGGCCCAGTGCTCATAGCCGATGCGAAAAATCTCAATCAGGTCTCCAGGTCTGGGTCTTGGTTTGCTCTGTGACGGAAGAAATAAGATCGAAGAAAGAAACTGCACGTGCCCAAGGACCCGGTTTGGAGAGCAGCTACCACTCAGCCTAAAGCCACCGGATTCCATCGCTTTACAGAAATCCCGGCGGCAAGAAGCTCTCTCCACACACGGGACCAAaggacccaccccccccccccccgctgtcaCCCTCGTTATGAAAGCCACAGAGGCTAACTGTGCCAGCTATCAATGTATTGCCCCTTGGTTCCAAAAGCACCCTCCAGATGAGTTCTGCGATATGTGCTGGAACTCTTTTCAGCATTTCTCCCTGAAAATGAGCACTGTGGAAGGGGTTCTcctgcaggggcgggggtgggggggtggtgaggagggtgATGGTCAGTAGTGTGGGTGTGAGGACTTCTAGTGGAGCTCTGCCTGAGCCGGATCCCTCCGACCCCATCACCTTGCAGCCTTGGCCTGGCAATAACCCTTCTGGGGCCCTTTTGATGGAGACATCAGTGCCCAGACACTTCCTGCACCTGCTGATGTCCCGATTTCCTCTACAGGTCACCACGTGGACCACCTGTGGTCCAAAGGGTCCTCCCCTCCTCTGCATGCCAGCTCCCCACACACACTCCAAAGGGTTGCATTTGCCCAGCAGTCACGGTGCCGTCCCAGCCTGGCCAAACCAAACTTCTCTGCTCACCTCTCTAACCGAATCTCAATCCCTTCCAAGTCTGTCCTTCCTTGAGTTTTCTCCCTCAGCCCTGGGAGACCATACTGAGtttcttcatatcttttttttttaatgtctatttatttttgagagagaacgagtgggggaggggcggggggggatccaaagcaggctccatgctgatagcagagagcctgatggagggctctgactcaccaaccatgagatcgtgacctgagccgaagtcagatgcttaaccgactgggccacccaggcaccccaagtttctTCATATCCTGTAGTTACTCTTACGTagtttaataattctttatagtAAATCTCCCCGTTTAACTTACTGTGTGTTTCCATCTCTTGACTAGacgcagaaaaagagaaaggaaggaaggaaggaaggaaggaaggaaggaaggaaggaaggaaggaaggaaggaaagaaacagaaagaaaaagaaagaaactctcaTATCCTTCCTATCCCATATCCCTCCTTCTGTAATGTGCATCCCTCCCAAACTATCCCTGTTCGTCCTGGGAAGAAGGTCTGTTCCCTGATTCCTCCCCCAGAAAGGAAGGTCAGAGCCAGTTTAGACAATCAAACCACCCCACCGAGCCATCAACTTTACAGTGGCTTGTCACTTACGCCAACTTTGCAACAATTTGCCCACATAGCCTAACTTCCTCAAGGCTATAGCTCACCTCCCCGTTCCCAGCTCTATTTCCCTGGCGAAGGACAGCCATTCGCCTGGGCCAAACCTCCTGGAAGtaaaaggggggtgggagggggttcacctgtttcttttccaAGTTACAAATTCACAAAGTTTGCTtaaccatcatcaccaccatccaagTGAGAACGTGGATTGTCCTAAACATCCGAAGAGATTTCTCATGCCTGTGTAGACCTTCCCATCTCCtaaccccagccccaggcaaccctGGGTCCATCAGCCCGTCATTCACCTTGATTTTGCTAACTGCCTTTTCTGGGTACAAGGATAAGATCACATTATTTCTGTCCTTCATTAATATGGTGTATGACATTAATTTATTTGAGGGTGTTATACCCAACTTGCACACCTGGGATAAATCTCAGTTACAGTGTATATCCTCTTTCTGTGTTGACGAATTCAGTCTGCTGgtattctgttgaggattttgACATCTATATTCACAAGAGGTATTAGTCAGTGGTTCTTTTctttggggaagaggaggggattttagaattttcaggagttttcttttgttccttaacACTCTTCACCTGCAGTATTATCACTGGATAGGGGTAGTAAGGTAAAAACTTGAATGTGATTCACAACAGACTCAATAGTCAACAAGAATTACCACTCCCTTGCTAGATTTTCTCTAAGAAATCACTAAATTGATTTTATTGAGCTTTGGGTCTCCACCTTGGTTGCACATGAAAATGACCTGGggaacttttaaaacttaagactctggggcgcctgggtggctcagtcggttaagagtccggcttcggctcaggtcatgatctcatggttcgtgggttcaagccccgcatcgggctctctgctgacagctcagagcctggagcctgcttcggattctgtgtctccctctctgtctgctccttccccacgtacacacacacactctctctctctctcaaaaataaataaacattaaaaaaataaaaagtaagactGATCTGGAGTATGGCCTGGGGACTAGAGTTTTAAGCGCTCCCCAGGTGACTCTAATCGCACCCAGTGTTATAGCTACATTGGAGGCTTTTCCAAAGTCTTGTCCTTCCTTTTCCCTGTACTTTATCCTCCCCAGCATTTCATCGACCTCATGGAACCGTCTATAGCCTCCAGGACAAACCTCCAGTCCCAAGTGATGTTCCAATCTCCAATTCCAGATTAGGGTCTCTGtgccctctttctccctttggagTCAGATGTTACTTCAAAACGTTCCATCCACCTGCCTTTTATTCCCTTTGCAGAGACTGGCAACCCAGCTCTGACCCTCCTCCCAGAATTAGTCACCTGCTGAGAAAAACCAGTATTTTGTAAGGCCCCGGGATAATGTTTCTGAAAGTTTTATCAATCTGACAGATGTGGTAGGGAAGTGGGTCGAGGGTTTGTTCCTGCCTGCAGCCTGTGGCAGGTTGGCAAGAGCAAAATCACAAGGTAAGAGCAAGAATTTGAACTCCTAGGAGTAAAAAGGTGAAGCCTTGGGACCTTTTCTAGAATGCATGGACTCTCAGGTCAACCCCTGACCAGGTATTAGAGCGGATGTGGAAAGCCAGCGGTGTAAGAAAATCCTCAAAACACAAATATTAGGAATTCCACTTTAGGCTCTGACCCTGACCCCGACAACATCTCAGAAATAAAACCCAGAGCCGGACTCTCTAAAACGGGGGAAGTGAATGAAACCATGTATCAATGATATACAAGGTCTCCTGCAAGGACCCATGATAATGTTGCTTATCACATTGTAATGTAAGTCTTATCTACTTCCTGTTTCCCCACACAGTCTGTGAGGGCCTTGAGGGCAAGGATCCTTCCAGATCTctgctaaataaaaaaaaaagggggggggggcctgggtggcttagtcagttaagcgtctgacttcggctcaggtcatgatctcacagtccgtgagttcgagccccgcatcgggctctgtgctgacagctcggagcctggagcctgtttcaggttctgtgtctacctctctctctgaccctcccccgttcatgctctgtctctctgtctcaaaaataaataaatgttaaaaaaaaattttttttttaaatgtagccaAGGAAACTTCGATAGTCCTTATTTCACTGCTATTAAGTAAAATCCTATTCATCTCTTACTACATTTTTGCCAGTAACATTGAGCCCTACAGACCTGCTTTTTGCTTATAGTGTTATCAAATGAGATTCCAGAGCCTACCCTTAAAAATGCAAGATTGTTTAAAAGCaatcttctaggggcgcctgggtggctcagttggttgggcgtctgccttcggctcaggtcatgatctcacagttcatgagttcaagccccgcgtcggtctccgtgctgacagctcagagcctggagcctgcttccaattctgtgtctccctctctctctgcccctcccctgctcatgctctgtctctctctgtctcaaaaataaataaaacatttttttaaaaataaataattaaataaatacataaataaataataaaaataaaaacaatcttctAAAATGTCGAAGG
This genomic stretch from Lynx canadensis isolate LIC74 chromosome D1, mLynCan4.pri.v2, whole genome shotgun sequence harbors:
- the PLAAT5 gene encoding phospholipase A and acyltransferase 5 translates to MSEALPPTLPLQISLSVGGSCGLNSIFPPLSPLEISSQALVQLSPKHLQQGTSELDRSVQEGEEPGVNLETTPNQKRAESHSTPKPESESKLAKQAAKSKPRPRPGDLIEIFRIGYEHWAIYVEDDCVVHLAPPSEEFEAGSISSIFSNRAVVKYSRLEDVLHGCSWKINNKLDGTYLPLPVDKIVRRTKKMINKVVQYSLIDGNCEHFVNDLRYGVPRSQQVEHALMKGAKAAGVVISAVVDSIRPKPGPA